One genomic segment of Pseudomonas chlororaphis subsp. aurantiaca includes these proteins:
- the fadA gene encoding acetyl-CoA C-acyltransferase FadA, translating into MSLNPRDVVIVDFGRTPMGRSKGGMHRNTRAEDMSAHLISKLLERNSKVDPAEVEDVIWGCVNQTLEQGWNIARMASLMTQIPHTSAGQTVSRLCGSSMSALHTAAQAIMTGNGDVFVVGGVEHMGHVSMMHGVDPNPHMSLYAAKASGMMGLTAEMLGKMHGITREQQDAFGLRSHQLAHKATVEGKFKDEIIPMQGYDENGFLKLFDYDETIRPETTLESLAALKPAFNPKGGTVTAGTSSQITDGASCMIVMSAQRAQDLGIQPMAVIRSMAVAGVDPAIMGYGPVPATQKALKRAGLGIADIDFFELNEAFAAQALPVLKDLKVLDKMNEKVNLHGGAIALGHPFGCSGARISGTLLNVMKQNGGTFGVSTMCIGLGQGIATVFERV; encoded by the coding sequence ATGAGCTTGAATCCTAGAGACGTCGTGATTGTCGACTTCGGTCGTACTCCGATGGGCCGCTCCAAGGGCGGCATGCACCGCAACACCCGCGCCGAAGACATGTCGGCGCACCTGATCAGTAAATTGCTGGAACGCAACTCCAAGGTCGATCCGGCGGAAGTCGAGGACGTGATCTGGGGCTGTGTGAACCAGACCCTGGAGCAGGGCTGGAACATCGCGCGCATGGCGTCGTTGATGACCCAGATCCCGCACACCTCGGCCGGCCAAACCGTCAGCCGCCTGTGTGGTTCGTCGATGAGCGCATTGCACACCGCCGCCCAGGCGATCATGACCGGCAACGGTGACGTCTTCGTGGTGGGTGGCGTCGAGCATATGGGCCACGTGAGCATGATGCACGGCGTCGACCCGAACCCGCACATGTCCCTGTACGCGGCGAAAGCCTCGGGCATGATGGGCCTGACCGCCGAGATGCTCGGCAAGATGCACGGCATTACCCGTGAGCAACAGGATGCCTTCGGCCTGCGCTCCCACCAGCTCGCCCACAAGGCGACCGTGGAAGGCAAGTTCAAGGATGAAATCATCCCGATGCAGGGTTACGACGAGAACGGTTTCCTGAAACTGTTCGACTACGATGAAACCATTCGTCCCGAGACCACCCTGGAAAGCCTGGCGGCCCTCAAACCGGCCTTCAATCCGAAGGGCGGTACCGTGACTGCCGGTACTTCGTCGCAGATCACCGATGGTGCTTCGTGCATGATCGTGATGTCGGCGCAGCGTGCCCAGGACCTGGGCATCCAGCCGATGGCAGTGATCCGCTCGATGGCGGTGGCGGGTGTGGATCCGGCGATCATGGGCTATGGTCCAGTACCGGCCACGCAGAAAGCACTGAAGCGCGCGGGCCTGGGAATTGCCGATATCGACTTCTTCGAGCTCAACGAAGCTTTCGCGGCGCAGGCTCTGCCGGTGCTGAAAGATTTGAAAGTGCTCGACAAGATGAACGAGAAGGTTAACCTGCACGGCGGCGCGATCGCCCTGGGTCACCCGTTCGGTTGTTCCGGTGCGCGTATCTCCGGCACCTTGCTCAATGTCATGAAGCAGAATGGCGGCACCTTTGGCGTGTCCACCATGTGCATTGGCCTCGGTCAGGGGATTGCCACCGTCTTCGAACGCGTTTAA
- a CDS encoding DUF1653 domain-containing protein: MQLQPGLYQHYKGPQYRVFSVARHSETEEEVVFYQALYGDYGFWVRPLSMFLESVEVDGEQVPRFALVQAEPSLFSRP, from the coding sequence ATGCAATTACAACCCGGGCTCTATCAGCATTACAAGGGACCGCAGTACCGCGTTTTCAGCGTGGCGCGGCATTCCGAGACGGAAGAAGAAGTGGTGTTCTATCAAGCCCTGTATGGCGATTACGGCTTTTGGGTGCGCCCCTTGAGCATGTTCCTGGAGTCGGTCGAAGTTGACGGCGAGCAGGTGCCACGCTTTGCTTTGGTGCAGGCCGAACCCAGTCTTTTTTCACGGCCATGA
- the topA gene encoding type I DNA topoisomerase: MGKSLVIVESPAKAKTINKYLGNQYVVKSSIGHIRDLPTSGSASAAKEPAAKRGKAAAGEAPALSAKEKARKQLVSRMGVDPDHGWKAKYEILPGKEKVIEELRRLAKDADTIYLATDLDREGEAIAWHLREAIGGDDSRYKRVVFNEITKKAIQEAFSQPGELDIDRVNAQQARRFLDRVVGYMVSPLLWAKIARGLSAGRVQSVAVKLVVEREREIRAFIPEEYWEVHADLGTAKGANVRFEVARENGEAFKPLNEAQAMAALEKLKASTYTIAKREDKPTSSKPSAPFITSTLQQAASNRLGFGVKKTMMMAQRLYEAGYITYMRTDSTNLSADALTMARTYIEEEFGNKYLPSSPNFYSSKEGAQEAHEAIRPSDVNTHPSKLSGMERDAERLYELIWRQFVACQMLPAQYLSTTVSVAAGGFELRAKGRILKFDGYTRVMPQMSKPGDDDVLPDMAQGDVLKLIKLDPSQHFTKPPARYSEASLVKEMEKRGIGRPSTYAAIISTIQDRGYVALHNRRFYSEKMGDIVTERLSESFSNLMDYGFTAGMEEHLDDVAQGERDWKNVLDEFYGDFKKKLEVAEGSDSGMRANQPVMTDIPCLTCGRPMQIRTASTGVFLGCSGYSLPPKERCKATVNLVPGDEIAADDEGESESLVLRGKHRCPICSTAMDAYLLDEKRKLHICGNNPDCAGYEIEEGSYRIKGYEGPSLECDKCGSEMQLKTGRFGKFFGCTNPTCKNTRKLLKSGDAAPPKMDPVKMPELKCEKVNDTYILRDGASGLFLAASQFPKNRETRAPLVLELIPHKDEIDPKYHFLCEAPKKDPEGRPAVIRYSRKTKEQYVQTEVDGKPTGWRAFYDGGSWKVEDKR, translated from the coding sequence ATGGGCAAATCGCTGGTCATTGTGGAATCCCCGGCTAAGGCCAAGACCATCAACAAGTACTTGGGTAACCAATACGTGGTGAAGTCGAGTATCGGCCATATCCGAGACCTGCCCACCAGTGGTTCGGCGAGCGCCGCCAAAGAGCCTGCCGCCAAGCGTGGCAAGGCGGCTGCTGGTGAAGCACCGGCGCTGTCGGCCAAGGAGAAGGCGCGCAAGCAGCTGGTCTCGCGCATGGGAGTCGATCCGGACCACGGCTGGAAAGCCAAGTACGAGATCCTTCCAGGCAAGGAAAAAGTCATCGAAGAGCTGCGCCGGCTCGCCAAGGATGCCGACACCATCTATCTCGCAACGGACTTGGACCGCGAAGGGGAGGCTATTGCCTGGCACCTGCGGGAAGCCATTGGTGGGGATGACAGCCGCTACAAGCGCGTGGTGTTCAACGAAATCACCAAGAAGGCGATCCAGGAAGCCTTCTCCCAGCCGGGCGAGCTGGATATCGATCGGGTCAACGCCCAGCAGGCGCGTCGCTTCCTCGACCGCGTGGTGGGTTACATGGTTTCGCCGCTGCTGTGGGCCAAAATCGCCCGTGGGCTGTCTGCCGGTCGCGTGCAATCGGTGGCGGTGAAGCTGGTGGTGGAGCGCGAGCGCGAAATCCGTGCCTTCATCCCTGAGGAATACTGGGAAGTTCATGCCGACCTCGGCACTGCCAAGGGCGCCAATGTGCGCTTCGAAGTGGCCCGGGAAAACGGTGAGGCCTTCAAGCCGCTGAACGAAGCCCAGGCCATGGCGGCGCTGGAGAAGCTCAAGGCTTCGACCTACACCATCGCCAAGCGCGAAGACAAACCGACCAGCAGCAAGCCGTCGGCCCCGTTCATTACTTCCACCCTGCAGCAAGCCGCGAGCAACCGCCTGGGCTTCGGGGTGAAGAAAACCATGATGATGGCCCAGCGTCTGTATGAAGCCGGCTACATCACCTATATGCGTACCGACTCGACCAATCTCTCGGCTGATGCCCTGACGATGGCGCGGACCTATATCGAAGAAGAGTTCGGCAACAAGTACCTGCCGTCCTCGCCGAACTTCTACAGCAGCAAGGAAGGGGCCCAGGAGGCGCACGAAGCGATTCGTCCGTCCGATGTGAATACCCACCCAAGCAAGCTGTCGGGCATGGAACGTGACGCCGAGCGCCTCTACGAGCTGATCTGGCGCCAGTTCGTGGCCTGCCAGATGCTGCCGGCGCAATACCTGTCGACCACCGTCAGCGTCGCCGCTGGTGGCTTCGAGCTGCGTGCCAAGGGCCGTATCCTCAAGTTCGACGGCTACACCCGTGTCATGCCGCAGATGAGCAAGCCGGGCGACGACGATGTCCTGCCGGACATGGCGCAGGGCGATGTGCTGAAGCTGATCAAGCTCGATCCGAGCCAGCACTTCACCAAGCCGCCGGCGCGTTACTCCGAAGCCAGCCTGGTCAAGGAAATGGAAAAGCGTGGCATCGGTCGTCCTTCGACCTACGCGGCGATCATTTCCACCATCCAGGACCGTGGCTACGTGGCGCTGCACAACCGTCGTTTCTATTCGGAAAAGATGGGCGACATCGTCACCGAGCGTCTGTCCGAGAGCTTCTCCAACCTGATGGACTACGGCTTCACCGCCGGCATGGAAGAGCACCTCGATGACGTGGCCCAGGGCGAGCGCGACTGGAAAAACGTCCTCGACGAGTTCTATGGCGATTTCAAGAAGAAACTCGAAGTGGCCGAAGGCAGCGACAGCGGCATGCGTGCCAACCAGCCGGTGATGACCGATATTCCGTGCCTGACCTGTGGTCGTCCGATGCAGATTCGCACCGCCTCCACCGGTGTGTTCCTCGGTTGTTCGGGTTACAGCCTGCCGCCGAAAGAGCGCTGCAAGGCTACCGTCAACCTGGTGCCGGGCGACGAGATCGCCGCGGACGACGAGGGTGAATCCGAGTCGCTGGTACTGCGCGGCAAGCACCGTTGCCCGATCTGCAGCACGGCGATGGATGCCTACCTGCTGGACGAGAAGCGCAAGCTGCACATCTGCGGTAACAACCCGGATTGCGCGGGCTACGAGATCGAAGAGGGCAGCTACCGCATCAAGGGCTACGAAGGTCCGAGCCTGGAGTGCGACAAGTGCGGCAGCGAGATGCAGCTCAAGACCGGTCGTTTCGGCAAGTTCTTCGGATGCACCAATCCGACCTGCAAGAACACCCGCAAGCTGCTCAAGAGCGGTGACGCGGCGCCACCGAAGATGGACCCGGTGAAGATGCCCGAGCTGAAATGCGAGAAGGTCAACGACACCTACATCCTGCGCGACGGGGCCTCGGGTCTGTTCCTGGCGGCCAGCCAGTTCCCGAAAAACCGTGAAACTCGCGCACCGCTGGTACTCGAGCTGATCCCGCACAAGGACGAGATCGATCCGAAGTATCACTTCCTCTGCGAAGCGCCGAAGAAGGACCCGGAGGGTCGTCCGGCGGTGATTCGCTACAGCCGCAAGACCAAGGAGCAGTACGTGCAGACCGAAGTTGACGGCAAGCCGACCGGCTGGCGTGCGTTCTACGACGGTGGTAGCTGGAAAGTCGAAGACAAGCGTTAA
- a CDS encoding DUF6586 family protein: MAHELYTRTNQKIYFAGLSLEALARAEAGGAMNAQALVQAGRESVLFHLYGALLGLCHEIAGFYRLPQANAPRAELLLTREVLESIAIPELAELVELAHNPETWLAKLLAAHSAMFQPPRVPHKPKGDVTQPLIVAVNLDEEEQAPELSREELEQWRQNLKALAIRFRDGLNEC; encoded by the coding sequence ATGGCCCACGAACTCTATACCCGTACCAACCAGAAAATTTACTTCGCTGGCCTGTCGCTGGAAGCCTTGGCGCGAGCCGAAGCGGGTGGGGCAATGAATGCTCAGGCGCTGGTGCAGGCAGGGCGAGAATCGGTGTTGTTTCATCTGTACGGCGCGCTGCTTGGCTTGTGTCACGAGATTGCTGGCTTCTATCGCCTCCCGCAGGCCAATGCGCCCCGTGCCGAGCTGCTGCTGACCCGCGAGGTGCTGGAAAGCATCGCCATCCCTGAGCTGGCTGAGTTGGTGGAGCTGGCCCATAACCCGGAAACCTGGTTGGCGAAGCTGCTGGCTGCCCATTCGGCGATGTTCCAGCCACCGCGAGTGCCGCATAAACCCAAGGGCGATGTTACCCAGCCGCTGATCGTCGCAGTGAACCTCGATGAAGAAGAGCAGGCGCCGGAGCTGAGCCGGGAAGAGCTGGAGCAATGGCGTCAGAACCTCAAGGCTTTGGCTATACGCTTCCGTGACGGTCTGAATGAGTGTTGA
- the sulA gene encoding SOS-induced cell division inhibitor SulA → MQFPHTPQHAQLPLFEAFMAQPLAPILKEVVESPWSNEPEAFSELSLRGAAGNCLSLLAPILRELSQDQDARWLTLIAPPASLTQAWLRDAGLNRERILLLHPRGAQSAQQLACEALRLGRSHTVVSWLNPLNSSARQQLISAARTGDAQSLNIRLG, encoded by the coding sequence ATGCAGTTCCCTCACACACCACAGCATGCACAACTGCCACTGTTCGAAGCCTTCATGGCCCAACCTCTGGCGCCTATCCTCAAAGAGGTAGTCGAATCGCCCTGGAGCAACGAACCGGAAGCCTTCAGTGAATTGTCGTTACGCGGTGCCGCCGGGAACTGCCTGAGCCTGCTGGCGCCGATTCTCAGGGAACTGAGCCAGGACCAGGACGCGCGCTGGCTGACATTGATTGCCCCGCCGGCAAGCCTGACCCAGGCTTGGTTGCGGGATGCCGGCCTGAATCGCGAACGGATCCTGCTGCTGCACCCGCGCGGCGCCCAAAGCGCGCAACAGCTGGCTTGCGAGGCTCTGCGCCTGGGACGTAGCCACACCGTCGTCAGCTGGCTCAATCCGTTGAACAGCAGCGCCCGTCAGCAACTTATCAGCGCAGCCCGCACGGGCGACGCACAAAGCCTGAATATTCGTCTGGGCTGA
- the lexA gene encoding transcriptional repressor LexA, which translates to MLKLTPRQAEILAFIKRCLEDNGYPPTRAEIAQELGFKSPNAAEEHLKALARKGAIEMTPGASRGIRIPGFEAKPDDSSLPIIGRVAAGAPILAEQHIEESCNINPAFFHPRADYLLRVHGMSMKDIGIFDGDLLAVHTTREARNGQVVVARIGDEVTVKRFKREGSKVWLIAENPEFAPIEVNLKDQDLVIEGLSVGVIRR; encoded by the coding sequence ATGCTAAAACTGACGCCACGCCAAGCTGAGATTCTGGCTTTTATCAAACGTTGCCTCGAAGACAACGGCTACCCACCGACCCGCGCGGAAATCGCCCAGGAACTGGGTTTCAAATCGCCCAACGCCGCCGAAGAACACCTCAAGGCGCTGGCCCGCAAGGGCGCGATCGAAATGACTCCAGGCGCCTCCCGCGGCATTCGCATCCCGGGGTTCGAAGCCAAGCCAGACGACTCCAGCCTGCCCATCATCGGCCGGGTTGCCGCCGGTGCGCCGATCCTCGCCGAACAGCACATCGAAGAGTCCTGCAACATCAACCCGGCCTTCTTCCATCCACGCGCGGACTACCTGCTGCGGGTTCACGGCATGAGCATGAAGGACATCGGCATCTTCGATGGCGACCTGCTGGCCGTGCACACCACTCGCGAGGCCCGCAATGGCCAGGTCGTCGTCGCCCGCATTGGCGACGAAGTCACCGTGAAACGCTTCAAGCGCGAAGGCAGCAAAGTCTGGCTGATTGCCGAAAACCCTGAGTTCGCCCCTATCGAAGTCAACCTGAAAGATCAGGACCTGGTGATCGAAGGCTTGAGTGTCGGCGTCATTCGCCGCTAA
- a CDS encoding TetR/AcrR family transcriptional regulator, with amino-acid sequence MAQSETVERILDAAEQLFAEKGFAETSLRLITSKAGVNLAAVNYHFGSKKALIQAVFSRFLGPFCISLDRELERRSAKPDSKPSLEELLEILVEQALVVQPRSGNDLSIFMRLLGLAFSQSQGHLRRYLEDMYGKVFRRYMLLVNEAAPRIPPIELFWRVHFMLGAAAFSMSGIKALRAIAETDFGVNTSIEQVMRLMVPFLAAGMRAETGVTDDAMAAAQLKPRSKSTPAVAKA; translated from the coding sequence ATGGCCCAGTCGGAAACCGTTGAACGCATTCTCGATGCTGCCGAGCAGTTGTTCGCGGAAAAAGGTTTTGCCGAAACCTCATTGCGGCTGATCACCAGCAAGGCCGGGGTCAACCTGGCGGCGGTGAATTATCATTTCGGTTCCAAGAAGGCTTTGATCCAGGCAGTGTTCTCGCGCTTCCTCGGGCCGTTCTGCATCAGCCTCGACCGTGAGCTGGAGCGGCGTTCGGCCAAGCCGGACAGCAAGCCAAGCCTCGAAGAGCTGCTGGAAATCCTCGTCGAGCAGGCCCTGGTGGTCCAGCCTCGCAGCGGCAATGACCTGTCCATTTTCATGCGCCTTCTGGGCCTGGCCTTCAGCCAGAGCCAGGGGCACCTACGGCGTTATCTGGAAGACATGTACGGCAAGGTATTCCGCCGCTACATGCTGCTGGTCAACGAAGCCGCGCCACGCATTCCACCGATCGAACTGTTCTGGCGTGTGCACTTCATGCTGGGGGCGGCGGCATTCAGCATGTCGGGGATCAAGGCGTTGCGTGCGATTGCCGAGACTGACTTCGGGGTCAATACCTCGATCGAGCAGGTAATGCGCCTGATGGTGCCGTTCCTCGCGGCCGGCATGCGTGCTGAAACCGGCGTCACCGACGATGCCATGGCCGCGGCGCAGCTCAAGCCACGCAGCAAATCGACTCCGGCGGTCGCCAAGGCCTGA
- the nagZ gene encoding beta-N-acetylhexosaminidase, translating into MQGSLMVDVAGTWLTAEDRQLLRQPEVGGLIIFARNIEHPRQVRELSASIRAIRPDLLLAVDQEGGRVQRLRQGFVRLPAMRAIADNPNAEYLAEQCGWIMATEVLAVGLDLSFAPVLDLDHQRSAVVGTRSFEGDPERAALLAGAFIRGMNSAGMAATGKHFPGHGWAEADSHVAIPNDERSLDEIRAKDLVPFARLSKQLAAVMPAHVIYPQVDAQPAGFSRRWLQEILRGELQFDGVIFSDDLSMAGAHVVGDAASRIEAALSAGCDMGLVCNDRAAAELALSAAQRLKVTPSARIARMRGQAFACTDYRQDPRWLVALGALKDAQLID; encoded by the coding sequence CTGCAAGGCTCCTTGATGGTGGATGTCGCCGGTACCTGGCTGACAGCTGAAGATCGCCAACTCCTGCGCCAGCCCGAAGTGGGTGGGTTGATCATCTTTGCCCGCAATATCGAGCATCCGCGGCAGGTGCGTGAGCTGAGCGCGTCCATTCGGGCGATTCGCCCGGACCTGCTGCTGGCGGTGGACCAGGAGGGCGGTCGCGTGCAACGCCTGCGCCAGGGCTTCGTGCGGCTGCCGGCCATGCGTGCTATCGCCGATAACCCGAATGCCGAGTACCTGGCCGAGCAGTGTGGCTGGATCATGGCCACCGAGGTGCTGGCCGTCGGCCTGGACCTGAGTTTCGCGCCGGTGCTGGACCTCGATCATCAGCGCAGCGCCGTGGTGGGCACCCGTTCCTTCGAGGGCGACCCCGAGCGCGCCGCGTTGCTGGCGGGTGCCTTTATCCGTGGCATGAACAGCGCCGGCATGGCGGCCACGGGCAAGCATTTCCCCGGTCACGGCTGGGCTGAGGCGGACTCCCACGTGGCGATCCCCAATGACGAGCGCAGCCTTGACGAGATTCGCGCCAAGGACCTGGTGCCTTTCGCGCGCCTGAGCAAGCAATTGGCGGCGGTGATGCCGGCCCACGTCATCTACCCTCAGGTCGATGCCCAGCCGGCCGGGTTCTCCCGTCGTTGGCTGCAAGAGATCCTGCGCGGTGAATTGCAGTTCGACGGCGTCATCTTCAGTGACGACCTGTCGATGGCCGGTGCGCATGTGGTGGGCGATGCGGCGAGCCGGATCGAAGCGGCGCTGTCGGCCGGTTGCGACATGGGCCTGGTGTGTAACGACCGGGCAGCGGCCGAGCTGGCCTTGAGCGCGGCCCAACGTCTGAAAGTGACGCCGTCGGCGCGTATCGCGCGGATGCGTGGCCAGGCGTTCGCCTGCACCGACTATCGTCAGGATCCGCGCTGGCTGGTGGCGCTCGGCGCACTCAAGGATGCTCAACTGATCGACTAA
- a CDS encoding S-methyl-5'-thioinosine phosphorylase, whose translation MTVYAIIGGTGLTRLEGLSIRQSLPLDTPYGAPSADIQLGEYAGREVLFLARHGHPHRFPPHQVNYRANLWALKQAGAEAVLAVNAVGGIHPAMGSGHFCVPHQLIDYTSGREHTYFADDLEQVTHIDFSYPYSESLRQQLIAALEAEGCEFSSQGVYACTQGPRLETVAEIARLERDGCDIVGMTGMPEAALARELELDYACLALVVNPAAGKSATVITMAEIEQALQDGMGKVKSTLARVLAASL comes from the coding sequence ATGACGGTTTACGCAATTATCGGCGGCACCGGCCTGACCCGGCTCGAAGGCTTGAGCATTCGTCAATCCTTGCCCCTGGATACCCCCTATGGCGCTCCGTCGGCGGATATCCAGCTGGGTGAATACGCCGGGCGCGAGGTGTTGTTTCTGGCGCGCCATGGCCATCCGCATCGCTTCCCGCCGCATCAGGTGAACTATCGGGCCAACCTCTGGGCGTTGAAGCAGGCTGGTGCCGAGGCGGTCCTGGCGGTCAACGCGGTGGGTGGCATTCATCCGGCGATGGGCTCCGGGCATTTCTGCGTGCCGCATCAACTGATCGACTACACCAGCGGTCGCGAGCACACCTACTTTGCCGACGACCTGGAGCAGGTCACCCACATCGACTTCAGCTATCCCTACAGCGAGTCGTTGCGCCAGCAATTGATCGCCGCGCTGGAGGCCGAAGGATGCGAATTCAGCAGCCAGGGTGTGTACGCCTGCACCCAGGGCCCGCGTCTGGAAACCGTGGCGGAGATCGCCCGCCTGGAGCGTGACGGCTGCGACATCGTCGGCATGACCGGCATGCCGGAAGCGGCGCTGGCCCGTGAGCTGGAGCTGGATTACGCCTGCCTGGCGCTGGTGGTGAACCCGGCGGCGGGCAAGTCCGCGACGGTGATTACCATGGCCGAGATCGAACAGGCATTGCAGGACGGCATGGGCAAGGTGAAGTCGACGCTGGCGCGGGTCCTGGCGGCAAGCCTGTAG